One region of Vescimonas fastidiosa genomic DNA includes:
- a CDS encoding C39 family peptidase: MADNSRPVAEPLQKSAQAAQAVRGAVKTGKAIAGAAKGAAAGGVWGAVAGFAWENRKFVGKVIIAATAVLMIPILILCMLPGIIFGGFGNSHSPADPDTPIMNSSAAIDSNLVEISTAVSCVLSEALTDTLTAIENDYAACTADGKEVINPYESSPNFNANLFVGQYCAAKNEDYAAVSVSDMESMLRSGKDKLYSYTKKEEERTVETVTTSVTVDASTGKETTTETVTTTTEKWIIYTVSYNGEAYFADEVFHLTAEQKDLADDYAYNLSLFLGDSMFQGLPAGYTTVSSLGNIRFTDGQTAVVYFNQLDERYAGQPYGTDNIGGYGCGPTAMSIVVSSLANDTVDPIEMARWSYENGYWCSGSGSYHALIPAAAKAWGLNVEGCSASDGQKIADALADGKLVVAIMLKGHFTSSGHFIVLRGVKDGKILVADPASYDRSSMEWDLSIILNEASTHAGAGGPFWIIG; encoded by the coding sequence ATGGCGGATAACAGTCGTCCGGTTGCTGAACCGTTGCAGAAAAGCGCACAGGCCGCACAAGCGGTGCGAGGTGCTGTTAAAACCGGAAAAGCCATTGCCGGTGCCGCCAAAGGTGCAGCTGCCGGAGGCGTGTGGGGTGCCGTTGCCGGCTTTGCTTGGGAAAATCGGAAGTTTGTCGGGAAGGTCATCATTGCGGCGACCGCCGTGCTGATGATCCCGATCCTTATTCTGTGTATGCTCCCCGGAATCATATTCGGAGGCTTCGGCAATTCTCATTCTCCGGCCGACCCCGATACGCCGATCATGAACAGCAGTGCGGCAATCGACAGTAATCTGGTCGAGATCTCTACTGCCGTGAGCTGCGTGCTGTCCGAGGCGCTTACCGATACGCTGACCGCCATAGAAAACGATTATGCTGCCTGCACCGCTGACGGCAAAGAGGTCATAAACCCTTATGAAAGCTCACCGAATTTTAACGCCAATCTGTTTGTCGGACAATACTGTGCGGCAAAGAATGAGGATTATGCCGCTGTGTCTGTGTCGGATATGGAATCCATGCTGCGCAGCGGCAAGGACAAGCTCTATTCCTATACCAAAAAGGAAGAAGAACGCACAGTTGAAACGGTCACGACCTCGGTAACGGTGGATGCCTCGACCGGCAAAGAAACAACAACGGAGACCGTAACGACAACCACGGAAAAGTGGATCATTTATACGGTTTCCTACAACGGCGAAGCCTACTTTGCCGATGAGGTATTCCATCTGACCGCCGAGCAGAAAGACCTTGCTGACGATTATGCGTATAACCTCAGCCTATTCCTCGGAGACAGTATGTTCCAGGGGCTTCCTGCCGGGTATACAACAGTTTCTTCGCTTGGCAATATCCGCTTTACGGACGGACAAACCGCAGTCGTCTATTTCAATCAGCTGGACGAACGTTATGCGGGGCAACCGTATGGCACTGACAATATCGGCGGCTACGGCTGTGGGCCTACGGCGATGTCGATCGTTGTATCCTCGCTGGCAAACGATACCGTTGACCCCATCGAGATGGCAAGATGGTCGTATGAAAACGGCTATTGGTGTTCGGGCAGCGGCTCTTATCATGCGCTGATCCCTGCTGCCGCAAAAGCATGGGGATTGAATGTTGAAGGCTGCTCGGCTTCGGACGGGCAGAAAATTGCAGACGCTCTGGCTGACGGTAAATTAGTGGTTGCCATTATGCTGAAGGGACATTTCACAAGCTCCGGCCACTTTATCGTCCTGCGTGGCGTAAAGGACGGGAAAATACTTGTAGCCGATCCGGCAAGTTACGACCGAAGCAGTATGGAGTGGGATCTGTCCATCATTCTGAATGAGGCAAGCACCCACGCCGGAGCCGGCGGACCTTTTTGGATCATTGGATAG
- the ylxM gene encoding YlxM family DNA-binding protein, with product MKNQTYRMTMLLDFYGEILTQRQREFFDLYYNEDLSLAEIAENYDISRQGVRDAIVRAEAAMNELEDKTGLLKRFMRLREKIDSIESAAEDIRKLNYRQYENPELERLAGEILSCAAALKE from the coding sequence GTGAAAAACCAGACTTACCGCATGACCATGCTTCTCGATTTTTACGGCGAGATCCTGACCCAGCGGCAGAGAGAATTCTTTGACCTGTACTATAACGAGGACCTGAGCCTGGCGGAGATCGCCGAAAATTACGACATCAGCCGTCAGGGCGTCCGGGACGCCATCGTCCGGGCCGAGGCCGCCATGAACGAGCTGGAGGACAAAACCGGCCTGCTCAAGCGCTTTATGCGCCTGCGGGAGAAGATCGATTCCATCGAGTCCGCGGCAGAGGACATTCGCAAGCTCAACTATCGGCAGTACGAAAACCCGGAGCTGGAGCGTCTGGCGGGGGAGATTCTCTCCTGCGCCGCCGCACTGAAGGAGTAA
- a CDS encoding KH domain-containing protein — protein sequence MKELLLYIARNLVDHPDQVSVTEVGEADDLTLELRVAPEDMGKVIGRQGRIAKEIRTVVRSYAQRTGVKVSVDIVD from the coding sequence ATGAAGGAACTGCTGCTCTACATCGCCAGAAACCTGGTGGATCATCCTGACCAAGTGTCGGTCACGGAGGTCGGCGAGGCGGATGACCTGACGCTGGAGCTGCGTGTGGCACCCGAGGATATGGGAAAGGTGATCGGCCGCCAGGGCCGTATCGCCAAGGAGATCCGCACCGTCGTGCGGTCCTATGCCCAGCGCACCGGCGTGAAAGTTTCCGTGGACATCGTCGATTGA
- the rpsP gene encoding 30S ribosomal protein S16: MVKIRLRRMGAKKAPFYRVVVADSRYPRDGRFIEEIGTYNPCVSPAEISIDADRAREWIKTGAQPTDTVRALLKKVDVL, translated from the coding sequence ATGGTTAAGATCAGACTGAGAAGAATGGGTGCTAAGAAGGCTCCTTTTTACCGCGTAGTGGTGGCCGATTCCCGCTATCCCCGTGACGGCCGCTTCATTGAGGAGATCGGCACCTACAATCCCTGCGTGTCCCCCGCCGAGATCAGCATCGACGCAGACCGTGCCCGTGAGTGGATCAAGACCGGCGCACAGCCCACCGACACCGTTCGTGCCCTGCTGAAGAAGGTCGATGTTCTTTAA
- a CDS encoding MarR family transcriptional regulator, producing the protein MSEYQLELKQIVDYPRCRIYRQFIGLLMKDKSIRVGGTSGLYHFTVLSCFANFRTSYKRIDGISYTIYPGEWLCRVSELTEWFRTRFQHQALAILRELQDRHLITYTLLGRGRLVKFKIKGWCKYNRVLEYNAPCQKDTGFFFLPISVANELVSAGRCSEMDAMLDLWINTVYNDTQVQGSEVGPVVYMRNGTGSPLIGYAELAQRWGVSKATAGRYLRKMQELDYLSMVAFPGTHGTAIYLKQYLSTMFQISDVMIDKDEVAMSLNIHIQMDEETEEGSVSENSSGVSKSHTEIILQKAAKILAAQGFPCFSCPRLQCKLLPLSDDCRKAFIHVCDLRKLKDYRYLLVLSCKDSTEIFQFEVRLSPVTVKEV; encoded by the coding sequence ATGTCAGAGTATCAATTAGAATTAAAACAAATCGTGGATTACCCACGCTGCCGGATCTACCGGCAATTTATCGGGCTGCTGATGAAGGATAAAAGCATCCGTGTCGGCGGCACATCGGGGCTTTACCATTTCACGGTGCTGTCCTGCTTTGCAAACTTCCGTACTTCCTATAAACGGATCGATGGAATCAGCTACACGATCTATCCCGGCGAATGGCTCTGCCGTGTGAGCGAGCTAACCGAGTGGTTCCGCACTCGCTTTCAGCATCAGGCACTTGCCATTCTCAGGGAGCTGCAGGACAGACACCTTATCACCTATACGCTGCTCGGCCGGGGCAGGCTGGTGAAATTCAAAATCAAAGGATGGTGCAAATACAACAGAGTTTTAGAGTACAACGCCCCGTGCCAGAAGGATACTGGCTTCTTCTTTCTGCCGATCTCGGTTGCCAATGAATTGGTCAGCGCCGGCCGCTGTTCGGAAATGGACGCTATGCTGGATCTGTGGATCAACACCGTATACAACGACACGCAGGTGCAAGGCTCAGAGGTCGGTCCCGTCGTGTATATGAGAAACGGCACCGGAAGCCCACTCATCGGGTATGCGGAGCTTGCACAGCGCTGGGGCGTGTCCAAGGCGACGGCAGGACGCTATCTCCGCAAAATGCAGGAGCTCGACTATCTATCTATGGTCGCATTCCCCGGAACGCACGGCACGGCTATCTACCTCAAGCAATATCTTTCGACCATGTTCCAGATTTCCGATGTGATGATCGACAAAGATGAGGTGGCAATGTCGCTTAATATCCATATTCAGATGGACGAAGAAACGGAGGAAGGTAGCGTGTCAGAAAACAGTTCCGGCGTTTCAAAATCGCACACGGAGATTATTCTGCAAAAAGCGGCAAAAATCCTTGCTGCACAAGGCTTTCCTTGCTTTTCATGCCCAAGGCTCCAGTGTAAGTTATTACCCTTATCCGACGATTGCAGGAAAGCATTTATTCATGTCTGTGATCTCCGGAAGCTGAAAGACTATCGCTATTTGCTTGTGCTGTCGTGCAAGGATTCCACAGAGATATTCCAGTTTGAGGTACGGCTGTCGCCCGTAACCGTGAAGGAGGTGTGA
- a CDS encoding fimbrial protein, with translation MKNQLKTTKPKDRKDRRHINWGRFLFAGFLSVTMLAANTMPAFAATTVWEKANEIMKDVYTQILTISTIAAVVTAAIALLMMNFSKSGRTVDEARAWLKRIIITWAILNGLGFIMAYITPFFSGGKWNG, from the coding sequence GTGAAAAATCAACTGAAAACCACAAAGCCGAAGGACCGAAAGGATCGCCGCCATATCAACTGGGGGCGTTTTCTTTTTGCCGGGTTCCTCAGCGTCACGATGCTGGCGGCAAACACGATGCCCGCCTTTGCGGCGACAACGGTATGGGAAAAGGCAAACGAGATCATGAAGGATGTGTATACGCAGATTCTCACGATCTCTACCATTGCCGCCGTTGTGACCGCCGCTATCGCACTTCTGATGATGAATTTCTCCAAATCGGGACGGACGGTTGACGAAGCCCGTGCCTGGCTGAAGCGTATCATCATCACCTGGGCGATCCTTAACGGTCTCGGCTTCATTATGGCCTATATCACTCCCTTCTTCTCCGGCGGCAAGTGGAACGGGTAA
- the ffh gene encoding signal recognition particle protein gives MAFEGLSEKLNETFKRLRGKGRLTESDVKAGLREVRLALLEADVSYKVVKDFIAKVTDRCVGSDVLESLTPAQQIVKIVNQELTELMGGSNARIATASKGPTVVMMVGLQGAGKTTNCAKLAGLMRRQYGKRPLLVACDVYRPAAITQLQVVGQQLDIPVFEMGQGDPVQIAREALKYASDHGNDIVFLDTAGRLHIDEQLMDELKNIKESIHPHEILLVVDAMTGQDAVNAATAFDEALGIDGVLLTKLDGDARGGAALSIRAATGKPIKFVGTGEKLDMIELFHPERMASRILGMGDMLTFIEKAEQQYDEKQAKKLEEKLRKNRLTLSDYLDQLEQLQKMGDLSQIASMLPGNLGKSFDASQIDEKQMAHSKAIIQSMTVKERENPQILNASRKRRIAAGCGLEVVDVNRLLKAFEAMQQMTKAMTKGKMRGMGAMMGGMGGFGGGSMRSFGRKKRFK, from the coding sequence ATGGCCTTTGAGGGACTGAGCGAAAAATTAAATGAAACTTTCAAGCGCCTGCGGGGCAAGGGTCGGCTCACCGAGAGTGATGTCAAGGCCGGCTTGCGGGAGGTGCGCCTGGCTCTGCTGGAGGCGGATGTCAGCTACAAGGTGGTCAAGGACTTCATCGCCAAGGTCACCGATCGCTGCGTGGGCAGCGATGTGCTGGAGAGTCTGACCCCTGCCCAGCAGATCGTCAAGATCGTCAACCAGGAGCTTACCGAGCTCATGGGCGGCAGCAACGCCCGCATTGCCACCGCGTCCAAGGGCCCCACCGTTGTGATGATGGTCGGTCTCCAGGGCGCCGGTAAAACCACCAACTGCGCAAAGCTGGCGGGCCTTATGCGCCGCCAGTACGGTAAGCGCCCTCTGCTGGTGGCCTGCGATGTGTACCGTCCCGCCGCCATCACCCAGCTGCAGGTGGTGGGTCAGCAGCTGGATATTCCCGTTTTTGAAATGGGACAGGGCGACCCGGTGCAGATTGCCCGGGAGGCGCTGAAGTACGCCTCAGACCACGGAAACGACATCGTGTTCCTGGATACGGCGGGCCGCCTGCACATTGATGAGCAGCTCATGGACGAGCTGAAGAATATCAAGGAAAGCATCCATCCCCATGAGATCCTCCTGGTGGTGGACGCCATGACCGGCCAGGACGCTGTCAACGCCGCCACCGCCTTCGACGAGGCCTTGGGCATTGACGGGGTGCTGCTGACCAAGCTGGACGGCGACGCCCGGGGCGGTGCGGCCCTGTCTATCCGGGCGGCCACGGGCAAGCCCATCAAGTTTGTGGGCACCGGAGAAAAGCTGGACATGATCGAGCTGTTTCATCCGGAGCGTATGGCCTCCCGCATTTTGGGCATGGGCGATATGCTCACCTTCATCGAGAAGGCCGAGCAGCAGTACGATGAAAAGCAGGCCAAGAAGCTGGAGGAGAAGCTGCGGAAAAACCGGCTGACCCTCTCGGACTACCTGGATCAGTTGGAGCAGCTGCAAAAAATGGGCGACCTGAGCCAGATCGCCTCCATGCTTCCCGGGAACCTGGGCAAGAGCTTCGACGCCAGCCAGATTGACGAGAAGCAGATGGCCCACAGCAAGGCCATCATCCAGTCCATGACGGTGAAGGAGCGGGAAAACCCCCAGATCCTCAATGCCTCCCGCAAGCGGCGTATCGCCGCCGGCTGCGGCCTGGAGGTGGTGGATGTAAACCGCCTGCTGAAGGCCTTTGAGGCCATGCAGCAGATGACCAAGGCCATGACCAAAGGCAAGATGCGCGGCATGGGTGCCATGATGGGCGGCATGGGCGGCTTCGGCGGCGGCAGCATGCGCAGCTTCGGCCGGAAAAAGCGGTTTAAGTAA